The genomic segment TTCATTTAAgtagtaaattttaattttgttaatttttttattaatatgggattaaatttattaacttaataGTAGAGCGATTGATTTGAACCGATTCCTATAGTACAGAAGTTTCTACAGCTTTTATCAAGGTCTTGTTGTTCAGGTACTGTCTTGGCGCGTCTTGTCgatttcgagaaaataagtacAGGCGTTATTGACCAATATCGCAAACCTCCTCCTGATGGTCATCTGCTTTCTACTTTCCGAGGAAACAACATTCAGGGAGCCTTGACTACAGTGAATCAAACATTGCATAATCAACTGATCAACTGAGCTGAACTTCGGATTCATTCTGTATTGAACTTTGATCCATGCATTCAACAAAATCTCTCGTTTGTCAAGGATGAATTCTTGATTCAAATTGTTCGAAAaaagaataatagctggaaactCGTAAATCATAAATTCAAAGAGAAGATAAGCTTGCCGGGAACTCGAAAAATCCAGAGACACATGTTCAAGCTACAATGATTTCATAAAGGGATTCCACAACTACTGGGAACTATCGTCACTTATAAACATCGGAAAAAGGAAAGAAGACATATACGGAGTTATTTCCCAAGGCTCAATCACTGGCATCCAGCAACGAACAGGCTAGATGTCAATGCCTTCAACTCTTCCTCCGTTTGCTCCTATCAATGGAATCCGAATCAGAAGGCTTCCAAGATGAGCTATATACCTTCTATTATGCCTCCCCCTCTGCTTCTTCCTCCTCTCTTGCCTTCTCTCTTCCTCGGACTTGGATGATGATGAATTGTAATCCGTACTACTCTCGGCTGAAGAAGAATCTGATGAGGCACCAGTATCAGTCCTGAAAACTGAAGCCTCACTATCAGAATCGGACCCAGAATCTCGCCGATGCTTCCTCTTGCTTTTCTTAGACCTATTACCGTCATTCCTATCCTTAACATCCAGGTTATCCAAATTATACGAGATTGAAAGTTTCATCCTCAATTTCGAATTCTTAAGCTGCTACGTGCGCGAGGGTTGTGACATAGACTCGTTCATTCTTACATTCGTATCTCCAATGTCCGGCTTGAAAACACTTTTGGCACTGCTAAGCACCTAGCGTAGACATTGTCGTATTGTCTTTCCTTTCACCTAATCGAAACGCCTTTTCGGTACTCATCAAATACATGTGCCGTTTTGCTTCCCTTTTCTCTTGCCATCGGCTCAGTCCCTCTTTTTTTTTCCGTAAGAATTAACATTACGGGCTGCAGCTGCCGCCGCCCTTTCAGCTTGAACACGACCTTTTGCAGCTGTCATTGCTGTGGCCTTGATTCTTTCGGCCGCGACTTGAGTTTTTCTTCTTGTTTACCGGACATCTTATCAAaatgacaaaaagaaaaaaaccggtatatatatatgtgtgtatatcaACTCAACCTAAATCCTTAAGCACATTCAAATTTTCCAGTTTcttcatttaaaacatataatgcTAACTAAATTACTAAAAAGAATTCCATTTTTTACAACAAATTCTCTATTTTTACAGATAAATAGATGGCCAATCTTGAAAGAAATTAGATTATTTCACTTGTACATTGGATGAAGGCATAATTTCCTTATTTAAACAAATAGCGCCAAACAAATTAATTGAAAGACCCAATATTCACAACAAAATCCCAACATTTaactataaattaaaatatgaaaaataaatcaaaattcagCAGAGACACTAAAAGAAGATAATTTTGCATAATTTGCCAACTAACAACCAAGAAATTATAGGTAAAGAAGCGAAATTTCTTCAAAACAACGAAAATTGGGGAAAATTTTTGGACGTACAAAACAATAGCAAACACCAACTTCAAAACACGAatgattgaaaataaaatgtacaTCTGCGATTTAATTCATATTGAATCCTAAACTGAACATcgttttgcaaaaaaaaaaaaaaagagattaatcaagaaattaaTTGAAGCTTACCGGAAGTTCTTCAAGTAGGGGAGCAtgcaagaaagaagaaaagagggaaatttgataattatttgagAGCGGGGTTTTTTCGTCTTTAagaactatattttttttatataaatagaataaaaatagaaattaaaagaaaagtattgtgcttttttttttcatctagGTAATATGAAGTTTAAATttctacttaatttttttttcgctTTACTTGTGATCTAATCTTTAATGAAAAAAGTTTATATAAGACATTttttaaataagaattaaaatattatgtaaaGAAGATTTTCTTTTTGTATTATAGATGTCggttatgaaatatatttttttttcacaaatttaaattcttttaaaaaaactaaaattaaattatatatttttattataataaaaatatttattttaataacgtatattatattatattatatattatattatattataaaattgcatattatattttaaagttttatggattatactttttgaaattaagaattaaaatataaacaaaatatattcataaaatcataataaaaactaaatcaaaattaatattacaATGCTCCATGCTTaattaatcataaataaattatgagatgaaaaattaaagacttgaaataaaaacctttttattatataaaagaagAACCTGAAATTTTCACAACAAAAACCTACTTTTTCTTTTCTGCCAttgaaaattcaaataataataataataataacaataataaactgattaaataattttatgaaatgttTTTGATAAAATTCCATTTAGAAAGAAACATGATATGAGCAAAATAAGAGAACACAACACATTTCATGGTCATATAGTCTTAAGCTGTGAAACGACTTTAAATACTGAGACAACCAGTTTTTTCTTGATGTCTTTATTAAAGACACAAAAGGTTTTAAAACACTCCTGTCAGAAGATTGGCCGCCGTCGAAAGGGCGGCTCCAGTGATGGCGCATTGCAACACGTGTTCTTGGCAAGGTTTCTCACATGTGAGTGCCACTGTCATCCCTGTAAGTGCCCCCGCAACCGCACTGTTTTTCTGCATACACACAATATCGGCCACCAACAAGGGCGTCGATGTCAACTACTATGAATTGTTAAAAAAACGATACCCAATCCATTTTCTTGCAAGTAAAGAAGTTGATCATACCCAATCATGAGCGCCACGAGCCTCTTGTAAGCCGTATGTGATTCCCGAATATAAGCCGGCAGCCAGGCCTGCAATGTACAATTTTGGATTGGTGGACAATTTAAGATCAATTAGTACTTTTGAAATTAAGCCAATAAAGTATTTGCAAATCAACCTTTTATAAAACAGTGGCAAGCAAATGCCTATTGGGACTTGCAAGAACTAGAACTCACCCCATTGTAGGGATTCCTTTCCAGTGCTCTTCACCTGTATAAGATTGTAACAAGTAATAAGTTGGCaatatacatatgcatatgtGAGTGCGCACGCGGATATATATAATATGCTATTTTGTCTAGAATTTTCAGTTTTCTCACACTTGTATGAGACAAGTACCTGAGTGCAGAGGTATTTGGACATGGAGATGCAATGGTCCAAGCACATGCACATGAAAAATGGCTCATCGTGTTTGGATATGGACATATAAGAAGTATGACCCTTCTATGAAAAGGGTATGGAACAAGTATCCCAACACAGAGCATTTGGACATGAAGATGCAATGCTCCGGTTACATGAAAAACGGTGCACCAGTGTTTGGATATGGAGATGGATACGTATTGGTAATTGGTAAAGGACATGTAAGAACACGGATACAAGAACTATAGGCACTAAAGCAAGACACATACTTATATCTAACGCTTAATCCGAGAGACATATTTGCATCTAGTTAACACTCAATCCGAGTCCGTAACATATAAGATAGTCCACTGCTGAGATTGAGCTTAGCTGAAGAAGTCCCAGGCTAGATAATTGAATCAGTAACTCGAAGAAAACCTGCCTTTTGTTTTTAGGcagcatatatatatagaataaattAAACATTTCATTCAGTATACAATGCATTAGGTccattatgaaaaaaaaattgatgatatCGTTAGGGAAATTTGGGAACTCACCATTGCTTCGAGCGATTTTCGATTGGTTTCTCCTGCGATCCACATATAACCAGCAATCAATGCCCAAATTAATCTTAAACTTGACACTCTCCAAATTCGAAAACGGAAGATTTGACTGGTACGGAACGATATACCATATTTTAATAGCAAGCAAAGTATTTGATGAAATACCTCTGAGATAAGGAAATGGATTCTTCTTATTGTTCTTAGCACTGATATCAGTGGAACTACTTCTTGATTTAGTTCCTGCTACCAAATtactattaaatttctaaaaaaactaAAGTAAACAATCCATCAATAACAgcttaattaagaaattaatttaaaaaaagagagagacatGCTTGCCTTCAAGAGCTAGATAACAACCCTCTCTGGCAACACCTTTAATGGCTCCAATCTACAATTTAAATTAGACCACCACCATcaccaaaaaaaatcatattctcattggttttgttttaaaaaaaaaaggcataACCATATGCATACGTAC from the Gossypium hirsutum isolate 1008001.06 chromosome D09, Gossypium_hirsutum_v2.1, whole genome shotgun sequence genome contains:
- the LOC107926479 gene encoding pre-mRNA-splicing factor CWC22 homolog, yielding MKLSISYNLDNLDVKDRNDGNRSKKSKRKHRRDSGSDSDSEASVFRTDTGASSDSSSAESSTDYNSSSSKSEEERRQERRKKQRGRHNRRYIAHLGSLLIRIPLIGANGGRVEGIDI
- the LOC107926478 gene encoding outer envelope pore protein 16-2, chloroplastic; the protein is MATSLETRSLLDELRSFDKGGFFDLGHPLLNRIAESFVKAAGIGAIKGVAREGCYLALEGTKSRSSSTDISAKNNKKNPFPYLRGETNRKSLEAMVKSTGKESLQWGLAAGLYSGITYGLQEARGAHDWKNSAVAGALTGMTVALTCEKPCQEHVLQCAITGAALSTAANLLTGVF